In Corylus avellana chromosome ca8, CavTom2PMs-1.0, the genomic stretch AAAAGTATTAATGAGAGGTCAAACTTATTTTTGATAGAGGCCAAGTCCggtgtattttaaaaaaaatacatatatactctactttatatatatatatatatatatatatatatataattaaaaaaaaaaaaaaaaaaaaagtaacagaaGATTTAAAATTAGGAGGCCATGGCACCCTTCGTCTTATAAGtcaatgctatatatatatatatatatatatatagaatgcccaattcaattaattttatgttttttttttttttctttttcattattaaaGCAGATCTCCTACATATTATTTGGAATTGGCAAGAAGAAAGAGTACAGAGAACAACGGTGAACATTCATGGAAATAACAGAATTGAGTGAAAGCAATCTAACATCTTTGATTCATGAAAAGCTTTGCCAAAAGTCTCCAATACCATCTAAATGTTCCATACATAGAGTTCCGGATAGACTACGCAGTAAAATAGAGTGTTATGAGCCAAAAGTAGTTTCAATTGGCCCATTTCACCACGGAAAGCAGAAGCTTCAAGCAATGGAAAAAATTAAGTTATGGTATTTGCATTGCCTCCTCAATCGAGCACCAACTAAAGAAACTACTTTGGAGTGCGTTATAGAAGCTATTGGAAGCATTGAGCAAGAATGTCGTGGAAGTTATGCAGGAGAAATTAATTTTACTGAAAAGCAATTCATAGAAATGATGGTGGTTGATGGTTGTTTTATCATTGAATTCTTCCGTAAAGCTTCAGTTCCAGAGGAAGTGCGACGAGACAAGGATGATCCAGTGTTCAATACGTCATGGATGGCTTGGGAAATAACACACGACTTGTTTCTGCTCGAGAATCAACTTCCTTGGCCAGTGCTTGACTGTTTATTCAAGCTGACCAAATCAAATGCTGAAGGAAGGTCGCTACTCAATCTTCTCAATTCGTTTCCCCTAGGTGCCCTACGCACTCGTGATGACCGCCAAATCCAATACAAGCTTTTACTCGACTGCCGCTTTAACTCTTATGCTGAAACATATCAAGTAACACAGGCTAATCACTTGTCATTCTCAAAAGTGGATTCCATTCCGTCTGTGACAGAGCTTGTGCAAGCTGGGGTCAGATTCGAAACTCGACAAGAGATGCACTCGCTCAATATCACTTTCAAAGATGGAGTGATGACACTCCCACTGATACAAGTTTCTGAGATCACACTATCAATCTTCAGAAATCTCATTGCATTTGAACATTGTGATCCAAGCAAAGTCTATAAATTGAGCTCTTACGGTAAGGTCTTGAAGGACCTTGCTCAGACTAGCAAAGATGTAGATTTTCTCGTACAGcgaaaaattctaaaaatctcTTTGAGCTCTCACGACTTAGTAAGTTTGGGCAACTGGGTTTATAATGATGCTTATGACTATGTTTTCCTTTACACCGACCTCTACCATGAAGTTTATGCATATTATAGGTGCAGTCGGAACAGATGGCGAGCAATTTTGAAGCGCgattattttaacaatccatGGACGAGCTTGTCTGTTATAGCTGCCATCCTGATTTTACTTTTTAGCTTGTTACAAACGCTTTGTTCTATCTTAACTTACTACCGATGCACCCCCAGTTAAGCAATGGCGCTTGTCTCAGTGTACGTACGTGCAATtctctcaaaaaataaatcagaCTTGTATGTGTGTTTTGGTGAGTTATCTTGTGTGTATTACTGTATATTATATCAATGTATCTGTGCTTCAATAAAGGGTTCTCTTTATTTTCAAGTCTTTCCCTAGAGAATAGCGAATATTGAATATATACtttgcattctttttttttttcttctttttccgaCCATATACCTAGCATTCAAACTGCaggcataaaaaattataagaattttattagaatattttattatagcATTAAtcacctaaaaaaaattttggttcatTGAAGTCCATCTTATAATCCTGGCCTCCTTATTCTTAATCCGTTGTGGGCAAGATTCAATCTCAAATCTCCTGTTTGATTGAAAAAGATATTATAATtgttgttgaaataatgataagGTTATAATGGCGTGTTGAAGTTTCTGGAAAAaactaaattatgaaaataatatttcccAATATTCTAActtcattaaatttgtgaatttttgttcttcttttagcATGTAAAGGGAACTCTCTTTATATACATCACGTGTATAAGGGTTGCCGCTATGCGCTTATCactgaaattaattatttataaaaataaaaaataaagaagaagatgatcaatgcACACGATACAAACCGGGAGTGCAACGTGCACAAGATGCAAGCCGAAGCCACGCATCCTCAATTACAAACATGGCACCCTAGCTTGCATCCAATGCACACAAGACATAGGACACAAGCCTTACTCAACCTCTAAAATATTCATAATCTTAATTTAGGTAATGACATAAAGTCATCTCTTCTTAAACAGTAGTGCATACAATAGTTCAATGACAAAGCAAGAACTTCAAGCTTACCGAAAATAGAAGCAAACCAGTGACAAAATAGGAGGTACTTCTTTCTTATGTTGTCTATAATTCACAAGTATGGTAGTCAAGGGTTGTCTAAACCCGAAGGGTTCGATGTTTTTCATCCATTTAAACTTTTTCCAGTAAGGAATGTTGCCACAAGGGAGAAAGATCCTCAATATTCATAGACGTTTGTGACTCGAAATTAAGGGCTTGCATATCTATTGTAATTACTTTGTGTAGATGGCAttcaaaatatgtaaaacattTCTACCGAAGTCTGTAAAGACAAATTTTTCCTAGGAATTGGGTGAGACGAATTTTCTACAACCTACTCTATTGTATATGCTAACATGCATACATTTTGGACATATATatctcacatgcattttggaTACATGTAAGTTTAATAAAATAGGTTCGACCCGAAACAGAGACAGAACAATCGACTCCCAAAACAAACACTTGGTCGCCCAACCTTTTCACCGAAACCCGTTCGAACGGCCATATGTCACATTCGAACGTGTagctttatcttttttaaaaccaactttatttcgtgtttattaggtttaggattttggGAGTCtatatttcctattttattagatttagggtttggggggtcaataaatacatgcttatagcctccaaaaAGGTagttgttgtttataaatcagttttgatgaatgagaatactcagagtcgagtttctttcttgttttccaTCAAACCTTAGATAGACTCTATCATTTTGAGAATAATTCTTAaatctttgatagactcaagatctagaattatctATTTGTtccttaatgttgttattcgctgcaacccactaagtcacgctacaTCAGTTGATATTAGAGCttaagttactttccatgaatggagAGGAGCGACCGTCTAGCAAACATGAACGTAGTGCACATGCACACGGAAGCAGGACATAAGGAGCAACCGACAATTCGTTTGCAGCACATGGGTGGTGGGCCTAACGATCGTTATCACCAACCAAGACCGCAGTACGCAAAGGCGAAAGGCAAATCTATCGTTGAACGTTGGCAACACATGGAGGAGCAAGTCGAGGCTAAGAGGACTCAATTCAAAACCCTCGCTACCCGATTATCCAATATGGGTGGTCACAATGGGAACCTTTATGCGAAGCGCCGAACGCACGGACATCCACACCATgcacaagctcatgccaatcaaTGGGTGAACaggttcaaactcaaaattCCGAAATTCCAAGAGGATCTAGAACCCGAAGAATTTCTAGATTGGGTGGTGACTGTTGAAGAGGTTCTTGAATTCAAAGGGGTGCCCGATAAACGacgagtctctttggtggtacacACATTCCGGGGAAGAGTTGAtgcgtggtggcaacaactaAAGCGAACTAGGGTGCGGCAAGGCAAATTGAAAATCAATAGTTGGGAGGAACTATTGAAATATAGGCGAGCCGCTTTTttgccccatagttataccatgggcCGAAAATCACAGaattggagacaagggtctttagctgtgacaaagaaaatagaaaagtccTACAAAAAAGAGGTGTCTAGGGAGACACGGATTGAGGCAGAGATGCCGCGATAGGCCAACTTGACTGTTATTCGCGAACCTCAAATTCATCAACCAAACCCATATTTGGTGAATGAGGAAAGGGAATCTGTGAATGAAGAGTTTCAAGCATCTGAGTTCCATAATGAAGGGTTCaagcatgaagatgttgaagatccttcacaaGGATTCGTGGATTAGGAttcccaccaacctatgatgacgatGTCAGTGAGGAAGATCCGAATGAAAGATCTTTGCTATTCGGCCTAGAGGAAGAGTACGAAGAAGATGAGTTTTCTACCATGTTTGGCagcctctaccccgaagaagatgacccgTTGGAAGAGGAAGGACCCGAGGATGGTATTATAGATTCTGATGCGGTTTCCAAACCTCATGAGGTTGATGAAGACCCTCTAGGTGACATGCCTAATTTTAATGatgaagaggttgattatgttgatttcctaggcattgaagatattttaaactCTCCTAACAATGATTGTGGTGAGTTTTATGCAAGTGAGAAGAATTATATGTTCATGAGGGAGACAACAGCTGACCCCTTCTTGAGTATCTTCAAGGCATGTAGAAGGAACAAAGCACGAGAAAAGCATGACAAGTCTACACGGCaaagtggtgtgtggggctttcACGACAAACATCAAGGTATGTCGATGATGAAGAGCATCACGTTTATCATGGAGTGTTGTCTTGTTTTAATCTTGAGGAAGGGCAAATGGAACGAGTTGACAGGACATCCAAAGGACTGTAGAAAGAACTGGCCGAATTCGAGGTCGAATTCTCTACAAccaggggagaatgatgcaaaTCGGATAGTCATCTATAGCCACTGAAGTCGGACAGAAGCCACCGTTCGAACGGCCATAtgttaatttatgttatttacgTTTTATGTAGACACTATTCGAACAGCCATATGTCACGTTCGAACGCGTAGCTTTATCTGTTTTaaaaccgactttatttcgtgtttattaggtttagggttttaggagtttatattttgtgttttattagATTTAGGATTTTGGGAGGTCTATAAATACATGCGTATAGCCTCCAGAAAGGTAGTTGTTGTTTATGAATGAGTTTTGAtgaatgagaatactcagagttgaattttttccttattttccttcaaaccttaGATAGACTCTATCGTTTTAAGAATAATTCTTAaatctttgatagactcaagatctagaattatctATATGTtccttaatgttgttattcgtTGTAGCCTACGAAGTCATGCTGCATCAAAAAGTCAGACTATTCATCACAAGCAACAATCAACCAATAGTACACAAAACAAGGGAAAACAATNNNNNNNNNNNNNNNNNNNNNNNNNNNNNNNNNNNNNNNNNNNNNNNNNNNNNNNNNNNNNNNNNNNNNNNNNNNNNNNNNNNNNNNNNNNNNNNNNNNNTATAAgaattttattagaatattttattatagcATTaatcacctaaaaaaaaatttggttcatTGAAGTCCATCGTATAATCCTGGCCTCCTGCTTATTCTTGATCCGTTGTGGGCAAGATTCAATCTCAAATCTCCTGTTTGATTGAAAAAGATATTATAATtgttgttgaaataatgataagGTTATAATGACGTGTTGAAGTTTCttgaaaaaactaaattatgaaaataatatttcccAATATTCTAActtcattaaatttgtgaatttttgttcttctttcgGCATGTAAAGGGAACTCACTTTATATACATCATGTGTATAAGGGTTGCCGCTATGCGCTTATCactgaaattaattatttataaaaaaaaaaaaaataaagaagaaaatgatcaaTAGACTCcccattcttcttacacatacatcAGCATCATATGCACACAATACAAACCGGGAGTGCAACGTGCACAAGATGCAAGCCGAAGCCACACATCCTCAATTACAAACATGGCACCCTTGCTTGCATCCAATGCTCACAAGACATAAAACACAAGCCTTACTCAGCCTCTAAAATATTCATAATCTCAATTTAGGTAATGACATAAAGTCATCTCTTCTTAAACAGTAGTGCATACAATATTTCAATGACAAAGCAAGAACTTCAAGCTTACGAAAAATAGAAGCAAACTAGTGACAAAATAGGGGGTACTTCTTTCTTATGTTGTCTAGAATTCACAAGTATGGTAGTCAAGGGTCGTCTAAACCCGAAGGGTTCGATGTTTTTCATCCATTTAAACTTTCTCCAGAAAGGATTGTTGCCAAAAGGGAGAAAGATCCTTAATATTCATAGACTTTTGTGACTCGAAATTAAGGGCTTGCATATCTGCTGTAATTACTTTGTCTAGATGGCATTCAAAATATGTTAAACATTTCTACCAAAGTCTGTAAAGACAAATTTTTCCTAGGAATTGGGCGAGACGAATTTTCTACAACCTACTCTATTATATATGCTAACATGCATGCATTTTGGATACATGTAAGTTTAATAAAATAGGTTCGAGCCGAAACAGAGAAAGAACAATCGACTCCCAAAACAAACACTTGGTCGCCCAACCTTTTCACCGAAACCCGTTCGAACGGCCATATGTCACATTCGAACGCATAgctttatatgttttaaaactGACTTTATTTCGtgtttattaggtttaggattttggGAGTCTATATTTCGTGTTTTATTAGATTTNNNNNNNNNNNNNNNNNNNNNNNNNNNNNNNNNNNNNNNNNNNNNNNNNNNNNNNNNNNNNNNNNNNNNNNNNNNNNNNNNNNNNNNNNNNNNNNNNNNNttggtcctctagcaaatcctgtgggcatcaaaagaagaaaagttataatattaaacataataatattaaggcacaagcatgtacacatatcaaaatgtgtttaatataattgtattgtaattaaaatactatgacaattcaaaaaataataaccttcgttactaacaaacctctaggcaaaagatgaagcagcacttgaacttgaaggttgaatcacatctatgaataaataattagaataaattaataaataatgaaaactaaatgaagttgcaaataactaatttataaacatttacttAGCTCATCAAATTCTGCCAAAAACACCTCCAACTCGGCATTGCTTAGGCTGTTCTTTATCCAGTCGTGTGTGCAAATCAAGGCTTCAGCGGTAAGTGGAGACAATGAACTCCTAAAGCAATCCAATACACGTCCACCGGTGCTAAATGCGGATTCAGAAGCAACAGTGGAAATAGGAATGGCAAATACATCACGAGCTATCTCTGCGAGGATAGGGTATTTGGACGCATTAACCTTCCACCAacctaaaatatcaaaatcttttattgttttttcacactc encodes the following:
- the LOC132190495 gene encoding UPF0481 protein At3g47200-like, which translates into the protein MEITELSESNLTSLIHEKLCQKSPIPSKCSIHRVPDRLRSKIECYEPKVVSIGPFHHGKQKLQAMEKIKLWYLHCLLNRAPTKETTLECVIEAIGSIEQECRGSYAGEINFTEKQFIEMMVVDGCFIIEFFRKASVPEEVRRDKDDPVFNTSWMAWEITHDLFLLENQLPWPVLDCLFKLTKSNAEGRSLLNLLNSFPLGALRTRDDRQIQYKLLLDCRFNSYAETYQVTQANHLSFSKVDSIPSVTELVQAGVRFETRQEMHSLNITFKDGVMTLPLIQVSEITLSIFRNLIAFEHCDPSKVYKLSSYGKVLKDLAQTSKDVDFLVQRKILKISLSSHDLVSLGNWVYNDAYDYVFLYTDLYHEVYAYYRCSRNRWRAILKRDYFNNPWTSLSVIAAILILLFSLLQTLCSILTYYRCTPS